One window of Mixophyes fleayi isolate aMixFle1 chromosome 3, aMixFle1.hap1, whole genome shotgun sequence genomic DNA carries:
- the STX11 gene encoding syntaxin-11 isoform X1 — translation MEDTRSAQIQNTVIMKDRLSELLEYARLHSQYVQNGEEDPSQGLAMFETDHSLEVLYHDIQFIRTENHLLKVDVKRLGKQTTRFLTSMRRLSSIKRDSNSIAKDIKLRGEGIHRKLQSLKNLSEDAEGKYGESSVFARVSKAQYITLTRAFQKAMVEYNEAEMVQRENCKIRIQRQLEIMGKDISGNQIEDMIEQGKWDVFSENMLADVKVARSALNEIETRHKELLKLETRIKEVHDLFLQMALLVEEQAETLNVVELNMEKVKDYVGAAKTQIKQAVEYKKKNPCRKLFCCCFPCCN, via the coding sequence TAATCATGAAAGACCGTCTCAGTGAGCTGCTTGAGTATGCAAGACTTCATAGTCAATATGTTCAGAATGGTGAAGAGGACCCCTCACAAGGCCTTGCAATGTTTGAAACAGACCATTCTTTAGAAGTCCTCTACCATGATATACAGTTCATCCGGACAGAGAACCACTTGTTGAAGGTTGATGTGAAACGCTTGGGGAAGCAAACCACACGCTTTCTTACCTCAATGCGTCGCCTTAGCAGCATCAAAAGGGATTCTAACAGTATAGCTAAAGACATTAAGCTGCGAGGAGAGGGCATCCACAGGAAGCTCCAGAGCCTCAAAAACCTTAGTGAAGATGCAGAGGGCAAATATGGGGAAAGCTCTGTTTTCGCACGTGTGTCCAAAGCACAGTATATCACTCTTACACGTGCTTTCCAAAAAGCCATGGTTGAGTACAATGAGGCTGAAATGGTTCAACGGGAGAACTGCAAAATTCGTATCCAGCGTCAACTTGAGATAATGGGAAAAGACATATCTGGAAACCAGATAGAAGACATGATTGAACAAGGGAAATGGGATGTCTTCTCTGAAAATATGCTCGCTGATGTCAAAGTTGCCCGTTCGGCACTTAATGAAATTGAAACACGCCACAAAGAGCTGCTTAAGCTGGAGACGCGCATAAAAGAGGTCCATGATCTTTTCTTACAGATGGCCCTGTTGGTTGAAGAGCAGGCTGAGACTCTGAATGTTGTTGAATTAAATATGGAAAAAGTTAAAGATTATGTTGGGGCAGCAAAAACTCAAATCAAACAAGCTGTAgagtataaaaagaaaaatccatGCCGTAAACTATTCTGTTGCTGCTTTCCTTGCTGCAACTAA
- the STX11 gene encoding syntaxin-11 isoform X2, with the protein MKDRLSELLEYARLHSQYVQNGEEDPSQGLAMFETDHSLEVLYHDIQFIRTENHLLKVDVKRLGKQTTRFLTSMRRLSSIKRDSNSIAKDIKLRGEGIHRKLQSLKNLSEDAEGKYGESSVFARVSKAQYITLTRAFQKAMVEYNEAEMVQRENCKIRIQRQLEIMGKDISGNQIEDMIEQGKWDVFSENMLADVKVARSALNEIETRHKELLKLETRIKEVHDLFLQMALLVEEQAETLNVVELNMEKVKDYVGAAKTQIKQAVEYKKKNPCRKLFCCCFPCCN; encoded by the coding sequence ATGAAAGACCGTCTCAGTGAGCTGCTTGAGTATGCAAGACTTCATAGTCAATATGTTCAGAATGGTGAAGAGGACCCCTCACAAGGCCTTGCAATGTTTGAAACAGACCATTCTTTAGAAGTCCTCTACCATGATATACAGTTCATCCGGACAGAGAACCACTTGTTGAAGGTTGATGTGAAACGCTTGGGGAAGCAAACCACACGCTTTCTTACCTCAATGCGTCGCCTTAGCAGCATCAAAAGGGATTCTAACAGTATAGCTAAAGACATTAAGCTGCGAGGAGAGGGCATCCACAGGAAGCTCCAGAGCCTCAAAAACCTTAGTGAAGATGCAGAGGGCAAATATGGGGAAAGCTCTGTTTTCGCACGTGTGTCCAAAGCACAGTATATCACTCTTACACGTGCTTTCCAAAAAGCCATGGTTGAGTACAATGAGGCTGAAATGGTTCAACGGGAGAACTGCAAAATTCGTATCCAGCGTCAACTTGAGATAATGGGAAAAGACATATCTGGAAACCAGATAGAAGACATGATTGAACAAGGGAAATGGGATGTCTTCTCTGAAAATATGCTCGCTGATGTCAAAGTTGCCCGTTCGGCACTTAATGAAATTGAAACACGCCACAAAGAGCTGCTTAAGCTGGAGACGCGCATAAAAGAGGTCCATGATCTTTTCTTACAGATGGCCCTGTTGGTTGAAGAGCAGGCTGAGACTCTGAATGTTGTTGAATTAAATATGGAAAAAGTTAAAGATTATGTTGGGGCAGCAAAAACTCAAATCAAACAAGCTGTAgagtataaaaagaaaaatccatGCCGTAAACTATTCTGTTGCTGCTTTCCTTGCTGCAACTAA